The following are encoded together in the Pedobacter steynii genome:
- a CDS encoding SAM hydrolase/SAM-dependent halogenase family protein, producing the protein MAIITLTTDLGSKDFYQAALKGSILSILPTANIVDVTHEVPSFNISYAAFVLKNVYPYFPKGTVHLIGIDSVFSENTRYIALKYRDHYFVGADNGIFSLLFEETPEEIVELNIMQDLKYLHFPLVDIFVKAAIHLAKGGRLRDIGMPTDNVEERMLLNPVIERDIIRGSVIYIDTFSNVITNITKELFTKIQRNRDFTLYFRKSETITQLSWHYNEVPEGEKLCLFGISNHLEIAINKGKASGLLGLHLSDIVRVEFHP; encoded by the coding sequence ATGGCCATTATTACATTAACGACAGATTTAGGTTCAAAAGATTTTTATCAGGCTGCCCTTAAAGGCAGTATCCTGAGCATCTTGCCTACGGCCAATATTGTTGATGTTACCCATGAAGTTCCTTCCTTCAATATTTCTTATGCGGCATTCGTTCTGAAGAATGTTTATCCTTATTTTCCTAAAGGTACTGTGCACCTGATCGGTATCGATTCCGTGTTCAGTGAAAACACCAGATATATTGCCCTGAAATACAGGGACCATTATTTTGTGGGTGCAGATAACGGTATTTTTTCTTTATTGTTTGAAGAAACTCCCGAAGAAATTGTGGAGCTGAATATCATGCAGGACCTGAAATACCTGCATTTTCCATTGGTAGATATTTTTGTAAAAGCAGCCATCCATCTGGCTAAAGGCGGCAGGTTAAGAGACATTGGAATGCCGACCGACAATGTAGAGGAACGCATGTTGCTAAACCCTGTTATTGAGCGTGATATCATCCGTGGAAGTGTGATTTATATCGACACCTTCTCCAACGTGATTACCAATATCACTAAAGAATTATTTACTAAAATACAGCGGAACAGGGACTTTACTTTGTACTTCAGAAAGAGTGAAACCATTACCCAGCTGAGCTGGCATTACAATGAAGTTCCTGAAGGAGAGAAACTCTGTCTTTTCGGCATAAGTAATCACCTTGAAATTGCCATTAATAAAGGAAAGGCCAGCGGCCTCCTCGGCTTACACCTGAGCGATATTGTCAGAGTGGAGTTTCATCCTTAA
- a CDS encoding STAS domain-containing protein: protein MKFSVDKHEKYVVLKLRETKFTNDNAPKLKSEFILLNAEGYHNIVLDLSAIKECNDSQDLSSLLVGDRLCKKANGLFILTGVNGVVAKILEMSNLDQSLTIVSKLDEATDLIFMEEIEKELLGSVDKG from the coding sequence ATGAAATTTTCAGTTGACAAGCATGAAAAGTATGTTGTTTTAAAGCTTAGAGAGACTAAGTTTACAAACGACAATGCCCCTAAGTTAAAATCTGAGTTCATTTTATTGAACGCAGAAGGTTACCATAACATTGTTCTGGATTTATCCGCTATAAAGGAATGTAATGATTCACAGGATCTGAGCAGTCTGCTGGTAGGAGACCGTCTATGCAAGAAAGCAAATGGTTTATTTATTCTTACAGGGGTAAATGGCGTAGTTGCCAAAATATTAGAAATGTCTAATCTGGATCAGTCCCTGACCATTGTGTCTAAACTGGATGAAGCTACGGATCTGATCTTTATGGAAGAAATTGAGAAGGAATTGTTGGGGAGCGTAGATAAAGGTTAA
- a CDS encoding ribonuclease Z encodes MKFEVTILGSSSATPVYNRNPSAQLLNCNEKFYLIDCGEGTQQQLIKYGFKASKIDFVFISHLHGDHYFGLIGLLSTMHLNGRIKPITLFAPAALMEILELQFKHSETILRYPLTFVPITADSPQQIFENSDLTVSTIILNHRIPCTGFVFNEKKRLRKVIVEKLEEENIPLEYYPLLKRGVDLTLPDGTVLLNKDYTTDSDEPRKYAYCSDTLCDGSYFELIQNCDTLYHEATFLHEMLERANQTHHTTALQAAETAIKTGAKKLLIGHFSSRYKTLQPLLEEASQVFEHTQLAQEGSTFSI; translated from the coding sequence ATGAAGTTTGAGGTTACTATTTTAGGTAGCAGTTCTGCTACACCTGTATACAATAGAAATCCAAGTGCCCAGCTTTTAAATTGCAATGAAAAATTTTATCTGATCGACTGTGGGGAAGGAACCCAGCAGCAATTGATCAAGTATGGTTTTAAAGCCAGCAAAATAGATTTTGTATTCATCAGCCACCTTCACGGAGATCATTATTTTGGATTGATCGGACTGCTTTCTACCATGCATCTGAATGGAAGGATCAAACCGATTACCTTATTTGCTCCTGCAGCTTTAATGGAAATCCTGGAGCTTCAGTTTAAGCACTCTGAAACGATTCTCCGCTATCCGCTTACCTTTGTACCCATTACTGCAGATTCCCCTCAGCAGATATTTGAGAATTCGGACCTGACGGTATCTACGATTATATTGAACCACAGAATTCCCTGTACCGGTTTCGTTTTCAACGAAAAGAAAAGATTGCGCAAGGTGATCGTTGAAAAACTGGAAGAGGAAAATATTCCTTTGGAATACTATCCATTGCTCAAGAGAGGGGTAGACCTGACCTTACCGGATGGAACTGTATTACTGAATAAGGATTATACCACAGACTCTGATGAGCCCAGGAAATATGCCTATTGCTCGGATACCCTTTGTGATGGCAGTTATTTTGAACTCATTCAGAATTGTGATACCCTTTACCATGAGGCTACGTTTTTGCATGAGATGCTGGAACGGGCAAATCAAACTCACCATACCACTGCTTTGCAGGCCGCAGAAACGGCGATAAAAACAGGAGCTAAAAAACTGCTCATCGGACATTTTTCTTCCAGGTATAAGACCTTACAGCCTTTGCTGGAAGAAGCCAGTCAGGTTTTTGAACACACGCAACTGGCACAGGAGGGAAGTACCTTTTCCATCTGA
- a CDS encoding phosphoribosylaminoimidazolesuccinocarboxamide synthase — protein MTAIKETNFSFPKQTNFYKGKVRDVYTINNQFMAMVVTDRISAFDVVLPEAIPFKGQVLNQIAAKFLSSTKDIVPNWVIDVPDEMVTIGRICEPFKVEMVVRGYLAGHAWREYSAGRRSVCGVALPEGLKENDKLPQPIITPTTKAAVGHDEDISRADILAKGIVSLADYEQLEQYTYALYERGTQMAAERGLILVDTKYEFGKVGEEIFLIDEIHTPDSSRYFYAEGYADRQATDEPQKQLSKEFVRKWLIENGFQGKDGQAIPVMTPEIVNSISERYIELYEQITGDTFIKNETSDVVQRIEENVKNSLNRLLEN, from the coding sequence ATGACAGCAATTAAAGAAACAAATTTTAGCTTTCCAAAGCAAACCAATTTTTACAAGGGAAAAGTGCGTGATGTATACACGATCAATAATCAGTTTATGGCCATGGTCGTAACGGATAGAATCTCTGCATTTGACGTTGTACTACCCGAAGCGATTCCTTTTAAAGGACAGGTGCTGAACCAGATCGCTGCTAAATTCCTGAGTTCTACCAAAGATATCGTACCTAACTGGGTAATTGATGTTCCGGATGAAATGGTGACCATAGGCAGGATCTGTGAACCTTTTAAGGTGGAAATGGTGGTGAGGGGATACCTTGCCGGACATGCCTGGAGAGAATACAGTGCCGGCAGACGTAGTGTTTGCGGAGTTGCTTTGCCTGAAGGACTGAAAGAAAATGATAAATTGCCTCAGCCAATCATTACCCCAACTACAAAAGCAGCGGTAGGGCATGATGAAGACATTTCCAGAGCGGATATCCTGGCTAAAGGAATTGTTTCCCTGGCAGACTATGAGCAATTGGAGCAGTATACCTATGCACTTTATGAGCGTGGTACACAAATGGCTGCTGAGCGCGGACTGATCCTGGTAGATACCAAATATGAATTCGGTAAAGTAGGGGAGGAAATCTTCCTGATTGACGAAATCCATACACCTGATTCTTCCCGCTATTTTTATGCGGAAGGATATGCCGACAGACAAGCTACAGATGAGCCTCAAAAGCAATTGTCTAAAGAGTTTGTCCGTAAATGGTTGATCGAAAATGGTTTCCAGGGTAAAGATGGACAAGCGATTCCGGTGATGACACCAGAAATTGTAAATTCCATCTCAGAACGCTATATTGAGCTTTATGAGCAGATCACAGGTGATACCTTCATCAAAAATGAAACTTCAGATGTGGTTCAGCGGATTGAAGAGAATGTGAAAAATTCATTAAACAGGCTTTTAGAAAACTAA
- a CDS encoding MlaD family protein — protein MKIANETKVGILAAFSIALLIIGYNFLKGNAIFSSETVLYARYSHVDGLGVSKPVLINGYQIGRVDKLTLQSDGTIIATLKIKGKYEIPKNSVAKLESIDLLGGKAIVMALGTGNVYAKDGDTLNANVAKGLMETVQPVQKKAEMIIAKMDSILTSVNSILNPNFQKNVDKSFNSIASTLASLEATSKKVDNLVGSEGSRISAILANVENISNNLKNNNEKINGILNNINTITDQVAAANFKQTIDNANKSMADLQAIVGKINEGKGTLGLLINDTKMYDNLNSASQNLDKLIIDLKENPKRYVHFSVFGGGAKKDK, from the coding sequence GTGAAAATAGCAAACGAAACCAAAGTAGGCATACTAGCAGCCTTTTCCATAGCCTTATTAATCATCGGCTACAACTTTTTAAAAGGCAATGCCATTTTTTCCAGCGAGACGGTATTGTATGCCAGGTATTCGCATGTAGACGGGCTGGGTGTCTCTAAGCCGGTTTTAATCAATGGCTATCAGATCGGCCGTGTAGATAAACTTACCCTTCAATCGGACGGAACAATTATCGCGACGCTGAAAATCAAAGGCAAATATGAAATCCCTAAAAACAGTGTGGCCAAACTGGAGAGCATTGACCTTTTGGGTGGTAAAGCAATTGTGATGGCTTTAGGAACCGGAAACGTATATGCTAAAGACGGAGATACTTTAAATGCAAATGTGGCTAAAGGCCTGATGGAAACGGTACAACCGGTTCAGAAGAAAGCAGAGATGATCATTGCAAAAATGGATTCCATCTTAACCAGTGTAAACTCTATCCTTAACCCTAACTTCCAGAAAAACGTAGACAAAAGTTTCAACAGTATTGCTTCTACCCTGGCTTCCCTGGAAGCTACTTCTAAAAAAGTAGACAATCTGGTAGGCTCTGAAGGCAGCAGGATTTCCGCTATTCTGGCCAACGTAGAGAACATTTCCAATAACCTGAAGAACAACAATGAAAAGATCAATGGTATCCTGAATAACATCAACACCATTACCGATCAGGTAGCGGCAGCGAACTTCAAACAAACCATAGACAATGCCAACAAATCAATGGCAGACCTGCAGGCGATCGTTGGTAAGATCAATGAGGGTAAAGGTACTTTAGGCTTGTTGATTAATGACACGAAAATGTACGACAACCTGAACAGTGCTTCTCAGAACCTGGATAAGCTGATCATTGACTTAAAAGAAAACCCTAAACGTTACGTTCACTTCTCTGTGTTCGGTGGCGGGGCCAAAAAAGATAAATAA
- a CDS encoding PhoH family protein → MNELKLTLESVDPVQFWGANNEHYELIKNAFPKLKVVARGNELKVLGDEKELKVFEQKYTLLLNQLEQYSTLTASDVESILVSKKAQPASENGTAEKAAPAAGSGGGEVIVFGPNGLLVKARTANQRRMVDSILKNDVLFAIGPAGTGKTYTAVALAVRALKNKEIKRIILTRPAVEAGESLGFLPGDLKEKVDPYLRPLYDALDDMIPAEKLKLYLENRTIEIAPLAFMRGRTLDNCFVILDEAQNSTDLQLKMFLTRMGPSAKFIVTGDVTQIDLPKKQMSGLHNALRILDDIPGIEIIYLTGEDVVRHKLVKRILKAYGDIQ, encoded by the coding sequence TTGAACGAACTTAAATTAACATTAGAATCGGTAGATCCGGTACAGTTTTGGGGAGCAAACAATGAGCACTACGAGCTGATTAAGAATGCTTTTCCAAAGCTTAAAGTGGTGGCGAGAGGCAATGAACTGAAAGTATTGGGTGATGAGAAAGAGCTTAAAGTTTTTGAGCAGAAATATACGCTGTTGCTAAACCAGCTGGAGCAGTATAGCACATTAACTGCCAGTGATGTAGAATCTATCCTCGTTTCTAAGAAAGCACAGCCTGCTTCCGAAAATGGAACAGCCGAAAAGGCCGCTCCTGCGGCGGGTAGTGGTGGAGGTGAAGTGATCGTATTCGGGCCAAACGGTTTACTGGTGAAAGCCAGGACCGCGAACCAGCGACGCATGGTTGACAGCATTCTGAAGAACGATGTGCTTTTTGCCATCGGCCCTGCAGGAACGGGAAAAACCTATACCGCAGTAGCCCTTGCCGTAAGAGCACTTAAAAATAAAGAAATTAAAAGGATCATTTTAACCAGACCTGCCGTAGAAGCAGGGGAGAGCCTGGGCTTTTTGCCAGGCGATCTGAAGGAAAAAGTAGATCCATACCTTCGCCCCTTATATGATGCCCTGGATGATATGATCCCGGCAGAAAAACTGAAACTTTATCTGGAGAACAGAACGATAGAAATTGCCCCTTTGGCATTTATGCGTGGCAGGACACTGGATAACTGTTTTGTAATCCTCGATGAGGCCCAGAACTCAACTGACCTGCAGCTGAAAATGTTCCTCACCCGGATGGGCCCTTCTGCTAAGTTTATTGTAACAGGCGATGTAACCCAGATCGATTTGCCTAAAAAGCAGATGTCCGGACTGCATAATGCCCTGCGTATCTTAGACGATATTCCTGGTATTGAAATTATTTACCTGACGGGAGAAGATGTGGTGCGGCATAAACTGGTAAAAAGAATTTTAAAAGCCTACGGCGATATCCAATAA
- a CDS encoding DUF1015 domain-containing protein — protein sequence MPNIKPFCGLKPAVHLQSKVVTRPLENYGTGEARLIASENNCSFLHLINPELDNPYLRGTRQELIFKKIAENFEGFLDHHYLVREAKPAIYVYQVEHDGLCQTGIWTLTHIKDYLEGRIKKHESTVERREKLLADYLQQTGLDANPVLITYHPDELIDGLIAKYVALNPDLDFSFADASRHRVWAITETRDLDQLVAAFQAIPSVYIADGHHRAASMAKMGLQKQALNSAKHTGTELYNYFTTVYMNTAEVKVLEFNRLVRDLGNKTEAEFMEALKTGFEVAISDVPVQPQELHQIGMYFGKQWYVLSPKPAIYDANDPVGVLDVSILQDFILEPILGIRDPRTDARITFEGGRTPVSALQSRVDNGLFAVAFTLFPTSVAQVIAVAEADGVMPPKSTWVEPKFLVGLLTNYFN from the coding sequence ATGCCAAATATAAAGCCTTTCTGTGGATTAAAACCTGCAGTTCACCTCCAGTCGAAGGTGGTTACCCGTCCCCTGGAAAATTATGGAACGGGTGAAGCCCGCTTAATTGCGTCCGAAAATAACTGTAGCTTTCTGCACCTGATTAATCCGGAATTGGACAATCCATACCTTAGAGGGACCCGTCAGGAATTGATCTTCAAGAAGATTGCGGAAAATTTCGAAGGTTTTCTGGACCACCATTACCTGGTAAGGGAAGCAAAACCTGCAATTTATGTGTATCAGGTGGAACATGATGGCTTATGTCAGACTGGAATCTGGACATTGACCCACATTAAGGATTACCTGGAAGGAAGGATAAAAAAGCATGAATCTACTGTAGAACGCAGAGAAAAACTGCTGGCCGACTACCTGCAGCAAACTGGACTGGATGCGAATCCGGTACTGATTACTTATCATCCGGATGAGCTGATCGATGGGCTGATTGCAAAGTATGTGGCATTAAATCCTGACCTTGACTTCAGCTTTGCAGATGCGAGCCGGCATCGGGTTTGGGCAATAACGGAAACGAGGGACCTGGACCAGTTGGTGGCTGCTTTTCAGGCAATACCTTCGGTATATATTGCTGATGGTCATCACAGGGCCGCTTCAATGGCCAAAATGGGACTTCAGAAGCAGGCTTTGAATAGTGCTAAACATACGGGCACAGAACTCTATAATTATTTCACTACGGTGTACATGAATACTGCTGAGGTAAAGGTGCTGGAATTCAACCGGCTGGTGAGGGATCTTGGAAACAAGACCGAAGCTGAATTTATGGAAGCCCTGAAAACTGGTTTTGAGGTCGCCATATCGGACGTGCCTGTCCAGCCACAGGAGCTGCATCAGATTGGAATGTATTTCGGTAAACAGTGGTATGTGTTGAGTCCTAAGCCGGCAATTTATGATGCGAATGATCCGGTAGGGGTATTGGACGTGAGTATTTTACAGGATTTTATTTTGGAACCCATCCTGGGAATCAGGGATCCGAGAACGGATGCACGAATTACTTTTGAAGGGGGAAGAACGCCGGTTTCGGCCCTGCAAAGTAGGGTGGATAACGGCTTATTTGCTGTTGCTTTTACTTTATTTCCGACTTCGGTTGCACAGGTGATCGCAGTCGCAGAAGCGGATGGGGTAATGCCTCCGAAATCCACCTGGGTAGAACCTAAATTTTTAGTAGGCCTGCTGACCAACTATTTTAATTGA
- the serC gene encoding 3-phosphoserine/phosphohydroxythreonine transaminase, whose product MRHNFGAGPCILPQEVFKQASQAVLDFKDGLSILEISHRTPEFEGVVEEAGKLVKELLNVPAGYSVLFLQGGASLQFAMVPMNLLPEGQTASYLETGVWANKAIKEVANFGTANIVASSKSSNYTFVPKEYSIPEDSAYFHCTSNNTIYGTEMFSLPETKVPVVCDMSSDIMSRVIDVAQYDLIYAGAQKNIGPAGLTVVIVKDEILGKSGRKIPSMLDYKVHAEGGSMYNTPPVFSIYVAMLNLRWLKSKGGVAEIEKENIAKAKALYTEIDRNPLFKGTCAVEDRSRMNVCFVMENPELEKPFLKFAEENGIEGIKGHRSVGGFRASMYNALPITSVHTLIELMQIFAEKHQ is encoded by the coding sequence ATGAGACATAATTTCGGCGCTGGACCCTGTATCCTACCACAGGAAGTTTTCAAGCAAGCATCACAAGCAGTACTTGATTTTAAAGACGGCTTGTCTATTCTGGAGATCTCTCACCGCACGCCTGAATTTGAAGGTGTAGTTGAAGAGGCCGGGAAGTTGGTTAAAGAATTGTTAAATGTTCCTGCCGGTTATTCCGTTCTCTTTTTACAAGGTGGTGCGAGTTTGCAATTTGCAATGGTTCCTATGAACCTATTGCCTGAAGGCCAAACAGCCAGTTACCTGGAGACAGGAGTATGGGCAAACAAAGCGATTAAGGAAGTCGCTAATTTTGGAACTGCAAATATTGTAGCTTCCTCAAAATCATCGAACTATACCTTTGTACCTAAAGAGTATAGCATCCCTGAAGACAGTGCTTATTTTCATTGCACCTCTAACAATACCATTTATGGAACAGAAATGTTCAGCCTGCCGGAAACAAAAGTTCCTGTAGTTTGTGACATGTCATCAGACATCATGAGCCGTGTAATTGACGTAGCTCAGTACGACCTGATCTATGCAGGTGCACAAAAAAATATCGGACCTGCAGGATTAACGGTAGTCATTGTTAAAGATGAGATCTTAGGTAAGTCGGGAAGAAAAATCCCTTCGATGCTGGACTATAAAGTTCATGCTGAAGGTGGTTCTATGTACAATACACCTCCGGTATTCTCTATTTATGTAGCGATGCTAAACCTGAGATGGTTGAAATCTAAAGGTGGCGTAGCTGAAATTGAAAAAGAAAACATTGCAAAAGCGAAAGCTTTATATACAGAAATCGACAGAAATCCATTGTTCAAAGGTACCTGTGCAGTTGAAGACCGTTCGAGAATGAACGTATGCTTCGTGATGGAAAACCCGGAACTCGAAAAACCATTCTTAAAGTTCGCGGAAGAAAACGGCATCGAAGGAATCAAAGGCCACAGAAGTGTGGGCGGTTTCAGAGCTTCGATGTACAATGCACTTCCAATTACCAGCGTACATACTTTAATTGAATTAATGCAGATTTTTGCTGAAAAACACCAATAA
- a CDS encoding putative quinol monooxygenase → MLIRLVKMHFSADSVAKFKETFQAVQPKIAAFKGCSAVQLLQDNTNPDVFFTISHWEDEQHLEDYRQSPLFRETWAIVKPMFLSKAEAWSLLAP, encoded by the coding sequence ATGTTAATACGTCTGGTAAAAATGCATTTCTCTGCTGATTCTGTAGCAAAATTCAAGGAGACCTTCCAAGCAGTACAACCCAAAATAGCTGCGTTTAAAGGCTGCAGCGCCGTGCAACTGCTTCAGGACAACACTAACCCTGACGTATTCTTTACCATCAGTCATTGGGAAGATGAGCAGCATCTGGAAGATTACCGGCAGTCTCCGCTCTTCCGGGAAACCTGGGCTATCGTAAAACCCATGTTCCTTTCCAAAGCTGAGGCATGGAGTTTGCTTGCTCCATAG
- a CDS encoding D-2-hydroxyacid dehydrogenase encodes MIKILANDGIDPIGKSLLEQAGFVVDTETIAQDKLAEALQNYDAITVRSATKVRQELIDQCPNLKLIGRGGVGMDNIDVDYARAKGLAVINTPAASSLSVAELVFAHLFTGVRFLQDANRKMPVEGDTKFNALKKAYAKGVELRGKTIGIIGFGRIGRETATVALGLGMNVLAYDLFPFEGNLTLNLQGGIKVDIPVKTVSLEEVIANSDFISLHTPFADKPILGAEEFEKMKTGVGVVNCSRGGTIEEAALIAALDSGKVAFAGLDVFDNEPTPAAAILQHAKISLTPHIGAATNEAQERIGVELATLIIEHFNK; translated from the coding sequence ATGATCAAGATACTTGCAAACGATGGAATAGATCCCATCGGTAAATCCCTGTTAGAGCAGGCGGGTTTTGTAGTAGATACAGAAACAATTGCCCAGGATAAATTAGCTGAAGCTTTACAGAATTATGATGCGATTACGGTACGTAGTGCCACAAAAGTACGTCAGGAACTGATTGATCAGTGTCCAAATCTTAAACTGATCGGAAGAGGTGGGGTAGGAATGGACAATATCGATGTAGATTATGCAAGGGCTAAAGGCCTGGCAGTAATCAATACGCCTGCTGCTTCTTCTCTTTCTGTAGCTGAACTGGTATTCGCTCATTTGTTTACTGGTGTTCGCTTTTTACAGGATGCCAACAGAAAAATGCCTGTAGAAGGAGATACTAAATTCAATGCCCTGAAAAAAGCTTATGCTAAAGGTGTGGAACTGAGAGGTAAAACGATCGGTATCATTGGCTTCGGCAGAATCGGAAGAGAAACGGCTACTGTAGCTTTAGGCCTGGGAATGAATGTCCTGGCTTATGATCTTTTTCCTTTCGAAGGAAACCTGACCTTAAACCTTCAGGGAGGTATTAAAGTGGATATTCCGGTAAAAACAGTTTCGCTGGAAGAAGTGATCGCGAACAGTGATTTCATCAGTTTACATACACCATTTGCAGATAAACCAATCCTGGGTGCGGAAGAGTTTGAAAAAATGAAAACCGGCGTTGGTGTGGTGAACTGCTCAAGAGGCGGAACCATAGAAGAGGCCGCGTTAATCGCTGCTTTAGACAGTGGTAAAGTTGCTTTTGCCGGATTAGATGTATTCGATAACGAACCTACCCCTGCAGCGGCTATCCTGCAACATGCAAAGATCTCTTTAACACCTCATATCGGTGCGGCAACAAATGAAGCACAGGAGCGTATCGGTGTTGAACTTGCTACCCTAATTATTGAGCATTTTAATAAATAG